A single region of the Herpetosiphon gulosus genome encodes:
- a CDS encoding TerC family protein, whose product MDTIVWMWIGFNVFVLAMLALDLGVFHRSAHVVSIKEATLWSVAWIGLAAIFNLGIYLFWQQLVPQSSYTNSEAALAFMTGYLIEKSLSIDNIFVFVLIFGSFAVPAQYQHRVLFWGVLGALVMRGIMIGAGAALIREFHWIIYIFGAFLIVTGIKMAFHQEQTLDPKNNILVRTFRRLMPVTDEYENDKFFVRKAGVLMATPLFLVLLMIEATDLIFAVDSIPAIFAVTQEPFLVYTANVFAILGLRSLYFVLAGMVHKFHYLKLGLAFVLSFVGVKMLLVETAFKIPSGISLGVVAAIIATAIGASLIRAKRLETAKS is encoded by the coding sequence ATGGATACCATCGTTTGGATGTGGATCGGCTTTAATGTCTTTGTTTTGGCCATGTTGGCGCTCGACCTCGGCGTGTTTCACCGTTCAGCGCATGTGGTTTCAATCAAAGAAGCCACCTTGTGGAGTGTCGCCTGGATAGGCCTAGCCGCGATCTTCAACCTGGGGATTTACCTCTTTTGGCAGCAACTCGTGCCCCAAAGCAGCTATACCAATAGCGAAGCCGCACTCGCCTTTATGACGGGCTACCTGATTGAAAAATCGCTCAGTATCGACAACATCTTTGTATTTGTGCTGATTTTCGGTAGCTTTGCTGTACCCGCCCAATATCAACATCGCGTTTTGTTCTGGGGTGTATTGGGGGCGTTGGTGATGCGCGGGATCATGATTGGCGCTGGGGCAGCCTTAATTCGTGAATTCCACTGGATTATCTACATCTTCGGCGCATTCTTGATTGTCACTGGGATTAAGATGGCTTTCCACCAAGAACAAACGCTTGATCCTAAGAACAATATTTTGGTGCGAACGTTCCGCCGTTTGATGCCAGTAACCGATGAGTATGAGAACGATAAATTCTTTGTGCGCAAAGCTGGCGTGTTGATGGCAACCCCGTTGTTCTTGGTGCTGTTGATGATTGAAGCGACTGACTTGATTTTTGCTGTCGATTCGATTCCAGCGATCTTTGCAGTGACCCAAGAGCCGTTTTTGGTCTATACCGCCAATGTATTTGCGATTTTGGGCTTGCGTTCGCTGTACTTTGTACTGGCTGGGATGGTGCATAAGTTCCATTATCTTAAGCTTGGTTTGGCCTTTGTGCTCAGCTTTGTGGGTGTCAAGATGCTCTTAGTTGAAACTGCTTTCAAAATTCCTTCGGGAATCTCACTGGGTGTGGTGGCTGCGATTATCGCAACGGCGATTGGTGCTTCGTTGATTCGCGCTAAGCGTTTGGAAACCGCCAAGAGCTAA